In Polaribacter sp. L3A8, a genomic segment contains:
- a CDS encoding DoxX family protein, whose protein sequence is MKPLIVLLLTFTISLFAIKLIKKEYHFALSARVAMSTMLVFTAIGHFIFTKGMSMMIPEYIPFRENFVYLTGIFEILLAIGLLIPGLKVISRWTLIIFFLLMLPANIYASINNVNYQKGTFDGNGLAYLWFRIPLQTLFIIWVYISTIRI, encoded by the coding sequence ATGAAACCATTAATTGTACTTTTATTAACTTTTACAATTTCTCTTTTTGCGATTAAGCTCATAAAGAAAGAATATCACTTTGCCTTATCTGCTAGGGTTGCAATGTCTACTATGCTCGTGTTCACAGCGATTGGACATTTTATATTTACAAAAGGAATGTCAATGATGATACCTGAGTATATTCCTTTTAGAGAAAATTTTGTTTACTTAACAGGAATCTTTGAGATTTTACTTGCAATAGGTCTTTTAATTCCTGGTTTAAAAGTTATATCTAGATGGACACTTATTATTTTCTTTTTACTAATGTTACCTGCAAATATTTATGCTTCTATAAATAATGTGAACTACCAAAAAGGAACATTTGATGGGAATGGTCTTGCCTATTTATGGTTTCGAATCCCATTACAAACCCTGTTTATTATTTGGGTCTATATTAGCACAATCCGAATTTAA
- a CDS encoding SMEK domain-containing protein, with product MNSSIENNLLEYIRKIDNEGVFNKHDEKLIAEDFFMRLFELIYGWKSLVNLNYTEKNAEGIDLYDFKKGIAIQVTAIQSNEKKKIEKDTVEKILKYHSSKKINQIICFFIRDNKALEKISETELSKKYGRRISIKTTRQIIGDFQKIISPEKRKRIEEIVKQELSSEFNGLSNLCSFIPFDKLITSTDYITPENAIYFSEFEKRKIKEIASLFNKNKAKEYAILGNPCSGKSTFTKAIVRNLIPYYKTYILDLSNPDLNHSKRDLMMEINQLSFYHSIIILENVHDNVNIFKELRQKIASFEWIKGIYISRYYNSFREEDKNSILNVFKDIYQFRYNPDFEFEEKVSGIIDNRVYHLKKEFPDFSWYKGDFKTVLKNTNSNLLKLNIAIETWISSNKKGKNLKLDQVNNDNIYSYFFDAHKLNEFNTELLFLYSYLFSHDISFLRVKGKNEEFAKLKEKGIIINYTTSDYYYFPHKDYASLIHLTLIKEKDLETKDLIGLLINYLENYKTESELNITEVVIKLFVSRQFEIVKPLLNEAKVLELISIKFDSNIRNYEVFELQKIFFHSFHMLNNKNQSAYYSLFIKYYSKYKLELYISKDYSVYSNLLQIANQLNIELGNIIKTLRTNEQANTNAISELTMRISKKKATPETVNRILNSFHFPEWLSMIEKLPTLSRITNSLSELNTSPLSKKLLLGIIRHLNIEELVKKGNKLKTVQIGKSIRELEKIDIALGTSIAKKLLDQLSLNLNTSNTNLSDFAKSLSDLSSIAPDLVNLELKKGFDNGIFYNLLENEQSLSNISARLLELNTTIVSDKESFYEIINRFLISSSFNKLLQSERNINSLLIFYELLKKNEIEIKGITQNELLAVTKKQILNIDFDVSILSNPKVLNIQELKEKVKNEISAELLNKVLDGSKFTVMESLFLVLTRGDKEKTINALNMADLNILCNSMCHKELNISQSTEVLNKTKNKTFVNDNLNANLFCSNLLDKYLTIQRADEYQYGRLNFGDYLKAFDYSLKIDFKIAIKHFENDFLKKLKISNNKNLTISSLFQSLRRIEELTDSKYNKEIRAFLKLYKPKFLNGIKNENLAKTTSGLVELSKCDLKDFADELLYDSKNVILLKIKQLNGDKILNAKIFPDIEKIAIGKAKILLTEIKASR from the coding sequence ATGAATAGCTCAATTGAAAATAATCTTCTTGAATATATTAGAAAAATAGACAACGAAGGTGTTTTTAATAAGCACGATGAAAAATTAATCGCAGAAGATTTTTTTATGCGACTTTTTGAATTAATCTACGGTTGGAAAAGTTTAGTTAACTTAAACTACACGGAAAAGAATGCAGAAGGAATTGACTTGTATGATTTCAAAAAAGGTATTGCTATCCAAGTCACAGCAATTCAGAGTAACGAGAAAAAAAAGATTGAAAAAGATACTGTTGAAAAAATACTTAAATATCACAGTTCAAAAAAAATAAATCAAATAATCTGCTTCTTTATTAGAGATAACAAAGCACTAGAAAAGATAAGTGAGACTGAACTTTCTAAAAAATATGGTAGAAGAATTTCAATAAAAACAACAAGACAAATAATTGGCGATTTTCAAAAAATAATATCTCCTGAAAAGAGAAAAAGAATTGAAGAAATTGTCAAACAAGAATTATCTTCTGAATTTAATGGATTAAGTAATCTTTGTTCGTTTATACCATTTGACAAACTCATAACATCAACGGATTATATTACTCCAGAAAATGCCATTTACTTTTCCGAATTTGAAAAGAGGAAAATCAAGGAAATTGCCTCTCTTTTTAATAAAAACAAAGCCAAAGAGTACGCTATTCTAGGAAACCCTTGTAGCGGAAAATCAACTTTTACAAAAGCAATTGTTAGAAATTTAATTCCTTACTACAAAACATATATTTTAGACCTTTCAAATCCCGATTTAAATCACTCGAAAAGAGATTTAATGATGGAGATAAATCAACTTTCATTTTACCATTCAATTATAATTCTTGAAAATGTCCACGATAACGTAAACATATTTAAAGAACTACGTCAAAAAATTGCCAGTTTTGAATGGATAAAAGGAATCTATATTTCGAGATATTATAACTCATTTAGAGAAGAAGACAAAAACTCAATTCTAAATGTCTTCAAAGACATATATCAATTTAGATATAATCCGGATTTTGAATTTGAAGAAAAAGTTTCAGGAATTATCGACAATAGAGTATATCATTTAAAAAAAGAATTTCCTGATTTTTCTTGGTACAAAGGAGATTTTAAAACCGTCTTAAAAAACACAAATAGTAATCTATTAAAACTAAATATTGCAATTGAAACTTGGATTTCATCAAACAAAAAAGGTAAGAATCTTAAACTTGACCAAGTTAACAATGACAATATTTATTCCTACTTTTTTGATGCTCATAAGTTAAATGAATTCAATACGGAACTTCTATTTCTGTATTCTTATTTGTTTAGCCACGATATTTCTTTTTTAAGAGTTAAAGGAAAAAATGAAGAGTTTGCAAAACTTAAAGAAAAGGGAATTATAATAAACTACACTACTAGTGATTATTACTATTTTCCACATAAAGATTATGCAAGTTTAATTCATCTAACCTTAATTAAAGAAAAAGATTTAGAAACAAAAGATTTAATAGGATTACTCATTAATTATCTTGAGAATTATAAAACTGAATCAGAGTTAAATATTACTGAAGTAGTAATAAAATTGTTTGTGTCAAGACAATTCGAAATTGTGAAACCACTATTAAATGAAGCTAAAGTTCTTGAGTTAATTTCAATTAAATTCGATAGTAACATTCGAAATTATGAAGTATTCGAATTGCAAAAAATATTTTTCCATTCATTTCATATGCTGAATAACAAAAATCAATCAGCTTATTACTCTCTTTTTATAAAGTATTACTCAAAATACAAACTTGAACTTTATATATCAAAAGATTATTCTGTTTATAGCAATTTGCTTCAAATTGCTAATCAATTAAATATAGAGTTAGGAAATATTATTAAAACACTCCGAACAAACGAGCAGGCAAATACAAATGCCATTTCGGAATTAACAATGCGAATTAGCAAAAAGAAAGCAACTCCAGAAACTGTAAATAGAATTCTTAATTCTTTTCACTTTCCTGAATGGCTATCTATGATAGAAAAATTGCCTACTCTTTCAAGAATCACAAATTCATTATCTGAATTAAATACTTCGCCTTTATCAAAAAAATTATTGCTCGGAATTATTAGACATTTAAATATTGAAGAACTTGTCAAAAAAGGAAATAAATTAAAAACTGTTCAAATTGGTAAGTCAATCAGAGAGTTAGAAAAAATTGATATTGCTCTTGGTACAAGCATTGCGAAAAAACTTCTTGACCAATTATCATTGAATCTTAATACATCTAATACAAATCTATCAGATTTTGCAAAAAGTTTATCAGATTTATCATCAATTGCACCAGATTTAGTGAATTTAGAATTGAAAAAGGGTTTTGACAATGGAATATTTTACAATTTACTTGAAAATGAACAAAGCTTAAGTAATATTTCAGCTAGATTACTAGAATTAAACACTACCATTGTTTCTGATAAAGAAAGTTTTTACGAAATAATAAATCGATTTTTAATATCTTCAAGTTTCAACAAGTTACTACAAAGTGAGCGAAATATAAACAGTTTACTAATATTCTATGAATTACTAAAAAAGAATGAAATCGAGATTAAAGGAATTACACAAAATGAACTTTTAGCTGTAACAAAAAAACAAATATTAAATATTGATTTTGACGTTTCAATATTATCAAATCCTAAAGTATTAAACATTCAAGAATTAAAGGAGAAAGTAAAAAATGAAATATCAGCTGAATTACTAAACAAGGTTTTAGATGGTTCAAAGTTTACTGTTATGGAATCTTTATTCCTTGTTTTAACAAGGGGTGACAAAGAAAAAACTATAAACGCATTGAATATGGCAGATTTAAATATCCTTTGTAATTCAATGTGTCACAAAGAACTTAATATAAGTCAATCAACGGAAGTTCTAAATAAAACAAAGAATAAAACATTTGTAAATGATAACTTGAATGCAAATTTATTTTGCAGTAATCTTTTAGATAAATACTTAACAATACAACGAGCAGACGAATATCAATATGGAAGATTGAATTTTGGAGATTATTTAAAGGCTTTTGACTATTCTCTAAAAATTGATTTTAAAATAGCAATAAAGCATTTTGAAAATGATTTTCTTAAAAAATTAAAAATATCGAATAACAAAAATCTTACTATTTCATCTTTGTTCCAATCTTTGAGAAGAATAGAAGAATTGACAGATAGTAAGTATAATAAAGAAATCAGAGCGTTTCTAAAACTTTACAAACCAAAATTCTTAAATGGAATTAAAAACGAGAATTTAGCAAAAACAACATCAGGACTTGTTGAATTAAGTAAATGTGATTTAAAGGATTTCGCAGACGAATTACTTTATGACTCAAAGAATGTTATTTTATTAAAGATTAAACAATTGAATGGAGACAAAATTTTAAATGCAAAAATATTTCCTGACATTGAAAAGATAGCAATTGGAAAAGCAAAAATTCTATTGACGGAAATAAAAGCCAGCAGGTAA
- a CDS encoding carboxypeptidase regulatory-like domain-containing protein yields MKKVIKILLITLFFISCGEDGTIGLVAYGDLKGKVVAKDGFVPLENVKVILSPTNNTVFTDAEGNFIFQGVEAKEYSVQAAKEGYLDQYEGVTVSKDVEVNVVLEMEISTALNKPPSKPNLIAPEDRLEGLLNEVEFSWESIDVDEDELTYTIEIRNDFNNDIISITDIKEKSYTVSGFKYGAKYFWTVAVTDAIHTEVISSIRSFTIQEDPANRYFYVKNEGGNNVIYSSSFNPANLEVFNTVQLTNAGLNSWRPRKNNVSNLIAFLRIDNNKAHIYTMKTNGDAVKKVTSTIPVAGFNLNEMDFAWSADGNKLLYPSFGSLYAINKDGTGLQKIYETTDGSLITECDWSSDGSKIAIKTNNANGYNGAILILDINGVVLNTVISNVKGALGGLNFSASGNLLLFTRDVSNHQATSYRQLDTRIFLYNFTDGSFKDVSEGEKNSGTNDLDARFSPSEADVIFVNTSNDGISQKNISKTNLSGNIERVVLFANATMPDWE; encoded by the coding sequence ATGAAAAAAGTAATAAAAATACTACTAATTACACTCTTTTTTATAAGTTGTGGAGAAGACGGAACTATTGGGTTGGTAGCGTATGGTGATTTAAAAGGTAAAGTTGTGGCAAAAGATGGCTTTGTGCCTTTAGAAAATGTAAAAGTAATATTATCGCCTACAAATAATACGGTGTTTACAGATGCAGAAGGTAACTTTATCTTTCAGGGAGTAGAAGCTAAAGAATATTCTGTACAAGCCGCCAAAGAAGGTTATTTAGACCAGTATGAGGGCGTAACGGTAAGTAAAGATGTTGAGGTAAATGTTGTGTTAGAAATGGAAATTTCAACAGCTTTAAACAAACCTCCATCAAAACCAAATCTTATTGCGCCAGAAGATAGGCTAGAGGGTTTGTTAAATGAAGTTGAGTTTTCTTGGGAATCTATTGATGTAGATGAAGACGAGCTAACATATACTATTGAAATTAGAAACGATTTTAATAATGATATAATCAGTATTACAGATATAAAAGAAAAATCGTACACCGTTTCTGGTTTTAAATATGGTGCAAAATATTTTTGGACTGTAGCTGTAACTGATGCTATACATACAGAAGTTATAAGTAGTATTAGATCTTTTACAATACAAGAAGATCCTGCAAACCGGTATTTTTATGTTAAAAATGAAGGTGGTAATAATGTAATCTATTCTTCTTCTTTTAACCCCGCTAATTTAGAGGTTTTTAATACGGTGCAATTAACCAATGCTGGTTTAAACTCTTGGAGACCTAGAAAAAATAATGTATCTAATTTAATAGCGTTTTTAAGGATAGATAATAATAAAGCTCATATTTACACAATGAAAACCAATGGAGATGCGGTTAAAAAAGTAACATCTACAATTCCTGTTGCAGGTTTTAATTTAAATGAAATGGATTTTGCTTGGTCAGCAGATGGTAATAAATTATTATATCCCTCTTTTGGTAGTTTGTATGCTATAAATAAAGATGGTACTGGTTTGCAAAAAATATATGAAACCACAGATGGCAGCTTAATAACCGAATGTGATTGGAGTAGCGATGGTAGTAAAATTGCCATAAAAACCAATAATGCAAACGGTTATAATGGTGCTATTTTAATTTTAGATATAAATGGAGTCGTTTTAAATACTGTAATTTCTAATGTTAAAGGCGCATTAGGTGGTTTAAATTTTTCTGCATCTGGTAATTTGTTATTATTTACAAGAGACGTTTCTAACCATCAAGCAACAAGTTATAGGCAATTAGATACAAGAATATTTTTATATAACTTTACAGATGGGTCTTTTAAAGATGTTTCTGAAGGTGAAAAAAATAGTGGCACTAATGATTTAGATGCTCGTTTTTCACCAAGCGAAGCAGATGTTATTTTTGTAAATACATCTAATGACGGTATTTCTCAAAAAAATATTTCTAAAACTAATTTGTCAGGAAATATTGAAAGAGTGGTTTTGTTTGCAAACGCAACAATGCCAGATTGGGAATAA
- a CDS encoding AIR synthase related protein codes for MSQEVSKRYAQRGVSASKEDVHNAIKNIDKGLFPKAFCKIVPDYLTNDDDYCLIMHADGAGTKSSLAYMYWKETGDISVWKGIAQDALIMNIDDLLCVGATDNIMLSSTIGRNKSKIPGEVLSAIINGTEELIEDLKGFGVTIHSTGGETADVGDLVRTIIVDSTVTARMKRTDVVDNANIKAGDVIVGLESFGQASYETEYNGGMGSNGLTSARHDVFHKYLAEKYPESFDAAVPEDLVYSGNTKLTDTVENSPIDAGKLVLSPTRTYAPIIKKILSNFSSNTVHGMIHCSGGAQTKILHFIDNLHIVKDNMFPIPPLFRLIQEQSKTDWKEMYQVFNCGHRMEIYVSPEIAADIIAISKSFNVDAKIVGRVEASPTKKLTITSEFGVFEY; via the coding sequence ATGAGTCAAGAAGTTTCTAAAAGATACGCGCAAAGAGGGGTATCTGCATCAAAAGAAGATGTACACAATGCAATTAAGAATATAGACAAAGGTTTGTTTCCGAAAGCATTTTGTAAAATTGTACCAGATTATTTAACCAATGATGATGATTATTGTCTAATAATGCATGCAGATGGAGCGGGTACAAAATCTTCTTTAGCATATATGTATTGGAAAGAAACTGGCGATATTTCTGTTTGGAAAGGCATTGCGCAAGATGCTTTAATCATGAATATTGATGATCTTTTATGTGTTGGTGCAACAGATAACATTATGTTGTCTTCTACTATTGGTAGAAATAAAAGTAAAATTCCTGGAGAAGTTTTATCTGCAATTATAAACGGAACAGAAGAGTTAATCGAAGATTTAAAAGGTTTTGGAGTAACGATTCACTCAACCGGAGGAGAAACGGCAGATGTTGGCGATTTAGTACGCACAATTATTGTAGATTCTACCGTAACTGCACGTATGAAACGTACCGATGTTGTAGATAATGCAAACATAAAAGCAGGGGATGTAATTGTTGGTTTAGAATCTTTTGGACAAGCAAGTTACGAAACGGAATACAATGGAGGAATGGGGTCTAACGGATTAACATCTGCAAGACACGATGTTTTTCATAAATATTTAGCAGAAAAATACCCAGAAAGTTTTGATGCTGCTGTACCTGAAGATTTAGTGTATTCTGGTAATACAAAATTGACGGATACAGTAGAAAACTCTCCTATTGATGCAGGTAAATTGGTATTATCGCCAACAAGAACCTACGCGCCAATAATTAAAAAAATACTATCTAATTTTTCTTCGAATACAGTACACGGAATGATTCATTGTTCTGGAGGTGCGCAAACAAAAATATTACACTTTATAGATAATTTACATATTGTAAAAGATAATATGTTTCCAATTCCACCATTATTTAGGTTGATACAAGAGCAATCTAAAACAGATTGGAAAGAAATGTATCAAGTTTTTAATTGCGGGCATAGAATGGAAATTTATGTTTCTCCAGAAATAGCAGCAGATATTATTGCCATTTCAAAATCGTTTAATGTAGATGCTAAAATTGTGGGTAGAGTAGAAGCTTCACCAACTAAAAAACTGACGATTACAAGTGAGTTTGGTGTCTTTGAATATTAA
- a CDS encoding Crp/Fnr family transcriptional regulator, whose protein sequence is MNEIRKFIDNISPMTNSDWEFFSSKLQEVKLKKNTPILKIGKTENYLSFITKGIIRLYIPREESDLTFGFLFDNEFVTAYDSFLTQNPSEYQIETLTETTLWKISNKDLQEVYEKTNNGNIIGRKMAENMFLLKSKRELALLSKTAEERYLDLFSERPKLLQQIPLKYIASYIGVTPQALSRIRKRIN, encoded by the coding sequence ATGAACGAAATCAGAAAGTTTATTGATAATATCTCTCCAATGACAAATTCTGATTGGGAATTTTTCTCTTCAAAACTACAAGAAGTAAAATTGAAAAAAAATACTCCGATATTAAAAATTGGTAAAACTGAAAATTATTTGTCATTTATTACCAAAGGAATAATCCGACTTTATATTCCTAGAGAAGAGTCTGATTTAACTTTCGGTTTTTTATTTGACAATGAATTTGTTACTGCTTATGATTCTTTTTTAACACAAAATCCCTCGGAATATCAAATAGAAACGTTAACAGAAACAACCTTGTGGAAAATTTCGAACAAAGATTTACAAGAAGTCTATGAAAAAACAAATAATGGAAATATTATTGGACGGAAAATGGCTGAAAATATGTTTTTACTAAAATCAAAAAGAGAGCTTGCCTTATTAAGTAAAACTGCTGAAGAACGTTATTTAGACTTATTCTCTGAAAGACCAAAATTATTACAACAAATTCCTTTAAAATATATTGCCTCATATATTGGAGTTACTCCACAAGCCTTGAGTAGAATAAGAAAACGCATTAATTAA
- a CDS encoding DUF3024 domain-containing protein, protein MKNTLIDINDSTIKKYIESLRPEDLEIREKVDIGYSYEKNIVILFEIRPKWDTPKKKEHIEFAKIRYYKSRKEWNLYWMRANLKWELYEPFPLSTHLSKIIEIIKEDKHGCFYG, encoded by the coding sequence ATGAAAAACACGCTTATTGACATAAACGACTCGACAATAAAAAAGTATATAGAATCTTTAAGACCTGAAGATCTAGAGATCCGTGAAAAAGTTGATATTGGATATTCTTATGAAAAAAACATAGTAATCCTATTTGAAATTCGCCCTAAATGGGATACCCCCAAAAAAAAGGAGCACATTGAATTTGCTAAAATTCGATATTACAAATCGAGAAAAGAATGGAATTTATATTGGATGAGAGCAAATTTAAAATGGGAACTTTATGAGCCTTTTCCTTTGTCTACACACTTATCTAAAATAATAGAAATCATAAAAGAAGACAAACATGGGTGTTTTTATGGATAA